The following proteins come from a genomic window of Gimesia chilikensis:
- a CDS encoding RHS repeat domain-containing protein: MLERTTNTFDLAGRQIAETNPRGFITTTVYDANGWGAATIDALSNRTSFAYDNVGQEIAVQDALGNIITTIYSAQRQPLVTINPLGLRTTITYDALGRKLTETNPLGELTTTIYDAVGNVLTTINPLGNRTSNTYDVINQQISQEDAEGNTSETIYDLAGNVITSVNANDDRTSFVYNAANYKMAQIDAKDHRTTYGYDPDGLLTSIENPLGEITSMSYDIASRKKAQVDPLGRITSYTYNSNGQEIGRQYSDSTRVTMSYDANGNRIQLQDTTGDTNYAYDALDRTESVTNPDSQTVTYSYDAVSNRTLMVDPDAGQFTYSYDNLYRVETIQNPEGDSTSFVYDDANRPITKYLANGCWASFTYDAAGQVTNLFHLKSDNNVFSAFTYTYDKTGNRTQVVEDTGDRVTWTYDDTYQLTREHRSGTDAYNVTYTYDPVGNRLTSDDGTTITTYVYDEANRTKTTDDGTVVTTYSFDAAGNQRTVEDSDGVTTYTWDLNNQNTGVEKPNGDLFTFTYNGDMVRVQSEDPNGTTKFIYDEQNVLLETDDLDATQVVYTLNPREFGNLISRYDVVAADSDIYHYDALGSTVALTDSSEVETDTYVYYAFGKIKSSSGTTDQPYQWVGQIGYYAEPELDRYHIRRRDFGPGSGRFLSQDPVRDDKQNLYRYVKNNVVNESDPSGLYDEAGHFYTTYIVAIIVGYSADDAFKLAYYSQLPDEVGEHEAVPNVLDIPRIETKKAVGEIESVANPSRLSKTKQQALREEQFAYNVIEIIHSLHGGGPKDVRIRKEKLKKLIIDSKREQRKIWEVGYIIHAFGDAYAHTFVSNNQETRVKQPLSEKDSPRHAFSAPLGHLNTGPINTSDYGHAPDIIPYDIENYVKYVNALAEALAKRRGGRVPENKIKLFLDKVRSTLKISYDGGKSARSGMRSIAWNDYGYKDQKLKFYDPEGASKRLESILPTPTYEQVEGLVSDLVSAIYARDNQKILERTFKGVGDNVFEGPSLLDLFKDQFRKK, from the coding sequence ATGCTGGAACGAACCACAAACACCTTCGATCTGGCTGGTCGTCAAATCGCAGAAACAAATCCACGCGGATTTATCACAACTACTGTTTACGATGCCAATGGCTGGGGCGCTGCAACGATCGACGCCCTCAGTAATCGCACCAGTTTCGCTTACGACAACGTGGGACAGGAAATCGCTGTTCAGGATGCGCTCGGCAATATCATTACCACAATTTACAGTGCACAACGACAGCCGCTCGTCACCATTAATCCACTCGGTTTGCGCACAACCATTACCTATGATGCCCTGGGACGAAAATTAACTGAAACAAATCCCCTGGGAGAGCTCACCACTACGATCTACGATGCCGTGGGGAATGTGTTGACAACCATCAATCCTTTGGGAAATCGGACTTCAAATACCTACGATGTCATCAATCAGCAAATCAGCCAGGAAGATGCCGAAGGGAATACCAGTGAAACGATCTATGACTTGGCCGGCAACGTGATCACCTCGGTCAATGCCAATGATGACCGCACATCCTTTGTCTATAATGCAGCTAACTATAAAATGGCACAAATCGATGCCAAAGATCATCGCACGACATATGGCTACGATCCCGATGGGCTGTTGACATCCATTGAAAACCCACTCGGTGAAATCACATCCATGTCGTACGATATCGCCAGCCGGAAAAAGGCTCAGGTCGATCCCCTGGGACGAATCACCAGTTATACCTATAATTCTAATGGCCAGGAGATCGGCAGGCAGTATAGTGATAGCACGCGCGTCACGATGTCTTACGATGCGAACGGCAATCGGATTCAGTTACAGGACACAACCGGTGACACCAATTATGCTTATGATGCTCTCGATCGCACTGAGTCGGTCACAAACCCCGACAGTCAGACCGTCACTTACAGCTACGACGCTGTCAGCAATCGCACCTTAATGGTCGATCCCGATGCCGGGCAGTTTACCTACAGTTACGATAATCTCTATCGAGTCGAAACCATTCAGAATCCGGAAGGCGATTCCACCAGTTTTGTCTATGATGATGCTAACCGGCCGATCACGAAATATCTGGCGAACGGTTGTTGGGCATCATTCACCTACGATGCTGCCGGGCAAGTAACGAATCTATTCCATCTCAAGTCCGATAACAACGTTTTCTCGGCGTTCACTTATACCTATGATAAAACCGGCAATCGAACACAAGTGGTCGAAGACACGGGTGACCGAGTGACCTGGACCTACGATGATACGTACCAGCTCACCCGAGAACACCGTAGCGGCACCGATGCCTATAATGTCACCTACACCTACGATCCTGTCGGCAATCGGCTGACTTCGGACGATGGAACCACCATTACCACCTACGTCTACGACGAAGCCAACCGGACCAAAACTACCGACGATGGTACCGTGGTGACCACCTATTCGTTCGACGCCGCGGGCAATCAGCGTACGGTGGAAGACTCAGACGGTGTGACCACTTATACCTGGGACTTGAATAACCAGAACACAGGGGTCGAAAAACCGAACGGGGATCTATTCACATTCACCTATAACGGCGACATGGTTCGCGTGCAGTCCGAAGATCCCAACGGGACAACAAAATTTATCTACGACGAGCAAAACGTACTGCTCGAAACTGATGATCTGGACGCCACCCAAGTTGTCTACACACTCAATCCCCGAGAGTTTGGGAATTTGATCAGCCGCTACGATGTTGTAGCCGCAGATTCGGATATTTACCATTATGACGCTTTGGGCAGCACAGTGGCGTTAACCGATTCATCTGAAGTGGAAACGGACACCTACGTCTATTACGCCTTTGGAAAAATCAAATCATCCAGTGGCACAACTGACCAACCTTACCAGTGGGTAGGCCAAATCGGCTACTATGCTGAACCTGAACTGGACCGCTACCACATTCGTCGCCGTGATTTTGGTCCTGGTTCTGGACGATTCCTCTCTCAAGACCCGGTACGAGATGATAAGCAGAACCTGTATCGATATGTCAAGAATAATGTAGTTAATGAAAGTGATCCGAGTGGACTGTACGATGAAGCGGGACATTTCTACACCACGTATATAGTGGCAATAATTGTTGGATACTCAGCTGATGATGCTTTTAAACTTGCTTATTATTCCCAGTTGCCTGACGAGGTTGGTGAGCATGAGGCAGTGCCAAACGTGTTAGATATTCCCAGAATCGAAACAAAGAAAGCCGTTGGTGAGATTGAGAGTGTCGCGAATCCCTCAAGGTTATCAAAAACAAAACAACAAGCCCTCCGAGAAGAACAATTTGCATATAACGTAATTGAGATAATCCACTCGCTTCATGGAGGAGGTCCAAAAGATGTCAGGATTCGGAAAGAAAAGCTTAAGAAGTTAATTATAGATTCAAAACGTGAACAACGAAAAATATGGGAAGTTGGTTATATCATTCATGCTTTTGGGGATGCTTATGCTCACACCTTCGTAAGCAACAATCAAGAAACCAGAGTTAAACAACCCCTAAGCGAAAAAGATTCACCTCGTCATGCATTTAGTGCTCCATTAGGACACCTAAATACTGGCCCAATAAACACAAGTGATTACGGCCATGCCCCAGATATAATTCCTTACGACATTGAAAATTACGTTAAATATGTGAATGCACTTGCTGAGGCCCTCGCGAAACGAAGAGGGGGAAGGGTTCCCGAGAATAAAATCAAACTATTTCTTGATAAAGTTCGATCAACTCTAAAAATATCATATGATGGAGGTAAATCAGCAAGATCTGGCATGAGAAGTATTGCTTGGAATGATTATGGTTATAAAGACCAAAAATTAAAGTTTTACGATCCTGAAGGAGCAAGTAAAAGATTAGAATCAATTTTACCAACACCTACATATGAACAAGTCGAAGGATTAGTTTCTGATTTAGTATCTGCGATATATGCTAGAGATAATCAAAAAATTCTGGAGCGAACCTTTAAGGGCGTAGGAGATAACGTTTTTGAAGGGCCGTCGCTATTGGATCTTTTTAAGGATCAATTTAGGAAGAAATAG
- a CDS encoding leucine-rich repeat domain-containing protein → MKILIILQLWLSLLLISPRLVETHLVVMASPEVQPNRKEILLQKKEATTTPNKRASQAIEELGGTVQYAQSGKTIVGIHVSNIKIDNKILSLLKGLPSLQLLILQKTTFTPQDLQQLSQINSLKRLNLFECKLTSRDIDVLAHDFDLDYLGLSATNLTDEQLMLLKDETSLKSLDLAYTKISDKGLRALKNLSQLKYLDLTKTKISDAGLSELKSLSSLQILDLTWNRIDGQGLESIGELGQLRQLYLNATLISDTGISHLKSLTKLELLDLGNLEITDSTLDTIGLLQTLKTLSLSGSNITGKGLQKLNTLSMLEDLYLRKTDLRNNDLIYLKPFDKLERLNLSQTKITDAGLQHLEKLTNLKFLNLSNTDIRDPGLIFLRPLNKLNTLYLDLTEISDIGLKEVGRHVQIEKLMLSHTNVSDKGLAYLDQIQNLQILYLDYTEVTSMGLVYIKKHNNLKVLSLLRTKISDSEAALFQKMLPDCEIRHSQLRE, encoded by the coding sequence ATGAAAATTTTGATAATTCTACAGCTTTGGTTATCTCTATTATTAATATCACCGCGTTTGGTAGAGACTCATTTAGTTGTAATGGCTAGTCCAGAAGTACAGCCAAATAGAAAAGAAATTCTCTTGCAGAAGAAAGAGGCAACTACTACCCCTAACAAACGGGCTAGCCAGGCAATAGAAGAACTAGGGGGGACTGTGCAATATGCCCAGTCCGGAAAAACTATTGTTGGAATTCATGTTTCCAATATAAAGATAGACAATAAGATTCTATCTCTTCTCAAAGGTTTACCGTCCCTGCAATTACTCATCCTCCAAAAAACCACATTCACACCTCAAGATCTGCAACAATTAAGTCAAATAAATTCTTTAAAAAGATTGAATCTATTTGAATGCAAATTAACATCTAGAGATATCGATGTTCTGGCTCACGATTTCGATCTGGATTATCTTGGGCTAAGTGCTACCAATCTCACCGATGAACAGCTAATGCTTTTAAAAGATGAAACTAGCCTGAAGAGTCTTGATTTAGCCTATACCAAAATTTCAGATAAAGGATTAAGAGCTCTCAAAAACCTTTCTCAGCTAAAATATCTTGATCTGACTAAAACGAAAATTTCAGATGCAGGATTAAGCGAGCTGAAATCGCTATCTAGCCTCCAGATCTTAGATCTTACCTGGAATCGAATTGATGGTCAGGGTTTAGAATCGATTGGAGAATTAGGCCAACTGCGTCAACTGTATCTAAATGCTACGCTTATTAGTGATACAGGAATCAGCCATCTTAAATCTTTAACAAAACTGGAACTGCTTGATCTTGGAAATTTAGAGATTACAGATAGCACTTTAGATACTATTGGCTTACTACAAACATTAAAAACGTTATCCCTCAGTGGATCGAATATCACTGGTAAGGGTCTTCAGAAACTCAACACCCTATCAATGCTCGAGGACTTGTATCTTAGGAAGACGGATCTCAGAAATAATGACCTGATATATTTAAAACCATTCGACAAACTTGAACGCCTCAATCTTAGCCAAACGAAAATTACAGATGCAGGATTGCAGCATCTTGAAAAATTAACAAATCTTAAGTTTCTGAACCTCTCCAATACAGACATCAGAGATCCTGGTCTTATTTTTTTGCGGCCTTTAAATAAATTGAATACACTTTATTTAGACCTCACTGAGATTTCGGATATAGGTCTGAAAGAGGTCGGACGACATGTCCAAATTGAGAAATTGATGTTAAGTCATACTAATGTGTCTGATAAAGGGCTAGCATATCTCGACCAGATTCAGAATCTTCAAATACTCTATCTGGACTATACCGAAGTGACTTCTATGGGATTGGTATACATTAAAAAACATAATAACTTAAAAGTTCTTAGTCTACTTAGAACAAAAATCAGTGATTCAGAAGCAGCCTTGTTCCAAAAAATGCTTCCCGATTGCGAAATTCGTCATTCCCAACTCAGAGAGTAA
- a CDS encoding integrase core domain-containing protein yields MLAESTGDQLVLYRAGSPWENGYAESFNSRFRDEFLAVEVFESLGTARSLTAAWKEDYNGQRPHSSLGYVTPAEFASRCAVYNRAAPSFQLHSEIT; encoded by the coding sequence ATGCTGGCTGAATCAACTGGAGATCAACTCGTTTTATATCGAGCCGGGAGCCCCTGGGAAAACGGTTATGCAGAAAGTTTCAACAGTCGATTCCGGGATGAATTCCTGGCAGTCGAAGTGTTTGAGAGTCTGGGAACAGCCCGCAGCCTCACGGCTGCCTGGAAGGAAGATTACAACGGGCAACGCCCACACAGTTCGCTGGGATATGTTACCCCGGCAGAGTTTGCGAGTCGCTGTGCAGTTTACAATCGGGCTGCGCCCTCATTCCAACTGCACAGCGAAATTACCTAA
- the tnpA gene encoding IS66 family insertion sequence element accessory protein TnpA yields the protein MPASQPTPRADQRRNPNREAFWRQTLSDRLQSGLSIRAFCQREGLSEPAYHYWRRELKKRDAETTAAASFLPVEVQLPATPIEIVFSQGTTVRVGNGCDRTTLETVLAALEQRTC from the coding sequence ATGCCCGCATCCCAGCCAACCCCGCGTGCCGACCAGCGACGGAACCCGAACCGTGAAGCGTTCTGGCGACAAACCCTTTCAGACCGACTGCAGTCCGGACTCTCGATCCGTGCCTTCTGCCAGCGTGAGGGACTGAGCGAACCAGCTTACCACTACTGGCGACGGGAACTGAAAAAACGGGATGCCGAGACAACCGCTGCAGCTTCCTTTCTTCCCGTTGAAGTCCAACTCCCTGCCACGCCGATTGAAATCGTGTTCTCACAGGGCACCACAGTTCGCGTCGGAAACGGCTGTGATCGGACCACTCTCGAAACCGTGCTCGCCGCGTTGGAGCAGCGCACATGCTGA
- the tnpB gene encoding IS66 family insertion sequence element accessory protein TnpB (TnpB, as the term is used for proteins encoded by IS66 family insertion elements, is considered an accessory protein, since TnpC, encoded by a neighboring gene, is a DDE family transposase.), translating to MLNLPTRIYFCTVPTDMRKSFDGLLRMTEVYLQQNVLDGGLFVFLNKKQDRIKLLYWDHDGLAIWYKRLEAGTYQSLSSPEGIHGLQLSSTDLALLLQGIDLTSVQRRKRYQISEKVSTS from the coding sequence ATGCTGAATCTGCCGACCCGCATTTATTTCTGCACGGTCCCCACCGATATGCGAAAAAGTTTCGACGGTCTGCTGCGAATGACCGAAGTCTACCTGCAGCAAAACGTACTCGACGGGGGACTGTTTGTGTTCCTCAACAAAAAACAGGATCGGATCAAGCTGCTGTATTGGGACCACGATGGTCTGGCCATCTGGTATAAACGGCTGGAAGCGGGCACATACCAGAGTCTCTCCAGCCCGGAAGGCATACACGGCCTGCAACTTTCCTCCACCGATCTGGCACTCCTGCTGCAGGGCATCGACCTGACCAGTGTGCAGCGCAGAAAACGCTATCAGATTTCAGAAAAAGTATCGACTTCATAA
- a CDS encoding transposase, translating to MNQKRSSLPNDVQSCHDMIHQLGETVGEQQREVEQLKHFIDRLLRQRFGARSEKIAPNQMNLFDEPDTPEEAAEPEDDEPPPTTVSAHRRRGGGRNKLPDHLPRERVEHDLTDLEKRCPCCNQTRQRIGEVSHEQLEFIPASLKVIEHVRFKYACRKCEEHVALAPAPVRPIAKGFAGPGLLSTILVGKYSDHLPLYRHESILSRNGVQLSRSTMSRWVLETAELLQPLTDLMKSRVLQSSVVHTDDTTVPERFIRGLMSELRSRDGKTLLNSDVTVLNSSKQQPLDGCWLRVQEPIKHCHQKLFLEEMISRNDFARTAPPNRIEGGYVKLWGVLFPEEVGWRTEGEGWIFLCVFNVNQTKLIRFDQPMKSPKGPKNKRNSKRKKRN from the coding sequence ATGAACCAGAAACGATCCTCATTGCCGAACGACGTCCAATCCTGCCATGATATGATTCACCAGTTGGGTGAGACCGTGGGAGAGCAACAGCGGGAAGTCGAGCAACTCAAACATTTCATTGATCGGCTACTGCGACAACGCTTTGGTGCCCGTTCTGAAAAGATCGCCCCCAATCAAATGAACCTGTTTGACGAACCCGATACTCCAGAGGAAGCGGCCGAGCCCGAGGACGATGAACCTCCTCCCACGACGGTTTCCGCACATCGCCGTCGTGGCGGCGGCCGCAACAAGCTACCCGATCATCTGCCTCGGGAACGGGTCGAACATGACCTGACCGACTTAGAAAAACGTTGTCCCTGCTGTAACCAGACACGGCAGCGCATCGGAGAGGTTAGCCACGAACAGCTGGAATTCATTCCTGCCAGCCTTAAAGTGATCGAACACGTGCGTTTCAAATATGCGTGCCGGAAGTGTGAAGAGCATGTAGCACTGGCTCCTGCTCCTGTCCGGCCGATTGCCAAAGGCTTCGCCGGCCCCGGCCTGCTCTCGACGATCCTGGTGGGGAAATACTCAGATCATCTCCCCCTGTATCGTCATGAATCCATTCTCAGCCGTAACGGCGTACAGCTTTCGCGGAGCACGATGAGCCGCTGGGTACTGGAAACTGCGGAATTACTGCAACCACTGACTGATCTGATGAAAAGTCGCGTTCTGCAATCCAGTGTTGTGCATACGGATGATACGACGGTTCCGGAACGTTTCATACGAGGTTTGATGTCCGAACTACGGTCCAGAGACGGAAAGACTCTGTTAAATTCAGACGTCACGGTTCTTAATTCATCCAAACAGCAACCTTTAGATGGTTGCTGGCTCAGAGTCCAGGAGCCAATTAAACACTGTCATCAAAAGCTCTTTCTTGAAGAGATGATATCACGCAATGATTTTGCGCGTACGGCTCCCCCGAATCGTATTGAAGGTGGCTACGTGAAATTGTGGGGAGTTCTGTTTCCGGAGGAAGTTGGCTGGCGAACTGAGGGGGAAGGCTGGATTTTCCTGTGCGTGTTCAATGTAAATCAAACGAAATTGATCCGATTTGATCAACCCATGAAGTCCCCAAAAGGCCCGAAAAATAAACGAAATAGTAAACGGAAGAAACGAAATTGA
- a CDS encoding HesA/MoeB/ThiF family protein yields MIDSNQAYFSRQGRVGNMDVMVRTPELQTMREKSIAVFGVGCLGSISVLEFARAGVGNLRLMDHDFVDPATMGRWPLGLIEAGRYKVHAISEFLNSNYPSTQVTPVLHRIGGVRDCSNSDSDNSVIQNFVSDVSLIFDATAEIGVQHYLSTLARDLEIPYIAVSGTYGAWGGKVLSIIPDKTVGCWMCYRYACNDGTIQEPPSDPQGNVQPQGCGEVTFTGAGFDMAEISLSGVRTAISTLCNQHRDGYPSTPWDVLTMAFRDDSGQLIVPKFTDYRLERHPECSLCHN; encoded by the coding sequence TTGATAGATTCAAATCAAGCTTATTTTTCTCGGCAGGGGCGTGTCGGCAATATGGATGTCATGGTAAGGACACCGGAGTTGCAGACAATGAGAGAAAAATCGATTGCCGTCTTTGGCGTAGGGTGCCTGGGATCCATTAGTGTGCTTGAATTTGCTCGCGCTGGCGTTGGCAACTTGAGATTGATGGATCATGACTTCGTAGATCCGGCTACTATGGGGCGTTGGCCCCTTGGGTTGATCGAAGCTGGGCGATATAAAGTGCACGCAATTTCCGAGTTTCTTAATAGCAATTACCCATCGACACAGGTGACCCCAGTTCTCCATCGCATTGGGGGTGTTCGGGATTGTTCTAACTCAGACTCCGATAATTCGGTCATTCAGAATTTTGTATCTGATGTCTCCTTAATTTTTGATGCGACTGCGGAAATAGGTGTGCAGCATTATTTATCAACACTGGCACGAGACCTGGAGATTCCCTACATAGCCGTATCAGGAACATATGGTGCGTGGGGAGGGAAGGTCCTGTCAATCATACCAGACAAAACCGTAGGTTGCTGGATGTGCTATCGATATGCCTGCAATGACGGTACCATCCAAGAACCGCCGTCTGATCCTCAAGGAAATGTACAACCTCAAGGCTGTGGTGAAGTCACATTCACGGGGGCGGGGTTTGATATGGCAGAAATTTCGCTTTCTGGTGTTCGTACTGCAATTTCCACACTTTGCAATCAGCATCGGGATGGTTACCCCTCTACTCCTTGGGATGTCTTAACAATGGCATTCAGGGACGATTCAGGGCAGCTTATTGTCCCAAAGTTCACAGATTACCGACTGGAACGCCATCCAGAGTGCTCCCTATGTCACAATTAA
- a CDS encoding Mov34/MPN/PAD-1 family protein — protein sequence MSQLIDKPDIIWIETSTVTELISECEKTTPNETGGVLMGYWGSPKAEPVITHVIGPGPAAIHEPCRFVPDHDYQLNEIARVYELSQRTLCYLGDWHSHPGGTGNLSYRDLLTLRRIANSHTARVDYPLMLIVSGGSKWELNGWQYEIHRKWFWSFSGIRSMQITTYE from the coding sequence ATGTCACAATTAATAGATAAGCCGGATATAATTTGGATCGAAACGTCAACCGTAACTGAGTTAATCTCTGAATGCGAAAAAACGACACCGAATGAAACTGGGGGCGTGTTGATGGGTTATTGGGGAAGCCCAAAAGCTGAGCCAGTCATTACCCATGTCATTGGACCCGGGCCTGCTGCAATTCATGAACCCTGCCGTTTTGTGCCTGACCACGATTATCAGCTAAATGAAATTGCCAGAGTTTACGAATTAAGTCAAAGAACTCTCTGCTATTTAGGCGACTGGCATTCCCATCCTGGCGGCACAGGGAACCTTAGCTACCGTGACCTTTTGACTTTACGTCGGATCGCAAACAGTCACACTGCGCGTGTTGATTACCCTTTAATGCTGATCGTGTCTGGAGGATCAAAGTGGGAATTAAATGGGTGGCAGTATGAAATTCATAGGAAATGGTTCTGGAGCTTCTCTGGGATACGATCAATGCAGATTACTACTTATGAATAA
- a CDS encoding toll/interleukin-1 receptor domain-containing protein, which produces MNRWFIKHLTHNVSMIIPVLAASASLVALMSFFLKDIGSSTTFPLLTGVVASITGAAVAYAAALAMKTVSRQAPSVFISYSHQDTAFTDKLAKSLKDADVDPIVDRLELNVGDDIRSAVDDMIDRSDYFLCVISKNSAKSDWAKKEIEQAVRRGKRILPLVLDADAIPEPLSGVYYADFTNEFDAGLAQLLKTLQRSKR; this is translated from the coding sequence ATGAATCGATGGTTCATCAAACACTTGACTCACAATGTCTCAATGATCATACCAGTGCTCGCAGCATCAGCGTCTCTGGTTGCATTGATGTCGTTCTTTCTCAAGGATATTGGATCATCCACGACATTTCCGCTTTTAACTGGTGTGGTCGCGTCCATCACGGGAGCAGCAGTCGCATACGCCGCGGCGCTTGCAATGAAAACTGTCTCGCGCCAAGCTCCATCCGTATTCATCTCATATTCACATCAGGACACCGCCTTCACAGACAAACTGGCTAAGTCCCTCAAAGATGCGGATGTTGACCCGATTGTCGATCGGCTGGAACTGAACGTTGGCGATGATATCCGCTCTGCCGTGGACGACATGATCGATAGATCAGATTACTTTCTATGTGTCATCTCAAAGAATTCGGCAAAATCTGATTGGGCAAAGAAAGAGATTGAACAAGCTGTAAGAAGGGGCAAACGAATCTTGCCACTCGTCCTTGATGCTGATGCTATTCCAGAACCGCTATCTGGTGTCTACTACGCCGATTTCACCAATGAGTTTGATGCTGGACTTGCTCAACTCCTCAAAACCCTACAGAGATCAAAAAGGTAG
- a CDS encoding toll/interleukin-1 receptor domain-containing protein: protein MSSIFISHNTKDKPFVRKLATRLSEEDVVVWLDEAVLNIGDSLIEKISEGIQDMEFVAAIISHNSIASSWVQKELSLAMSKEIKGRQVVVLPIMIDDCELPEPLRDKLYADFRDVNEFETSTVKLLKAMGITPRTAAVGGPESSRPANPTMAQVDKFTDLHIIGVDKEQTYNPDPRKAMFNVYLELSSLPPSGWVQLFAQERSFPRHTMWRRAWLEGRYIVIHCPIDEVGKHHLTDLKQDVANTNRKYREVLAKHLQQVAREQERQRIEEQERNNHLDSLDFS from the coding sequence GTGTCATCCATATTCATTAGCCATAACACCAAGGACAAGCCGTTTGTCCGCAAGCTTGCAACACGCTTGAGTGAAGAGGACGTCGTTGTTTGGCTGGATGAAGCTGTCCTTAATATCGGCGATTCGCTTATCGAAAAGATCAGCGAGGGAATTCAAGATATGGAATTCGTTGCCGCAATTATCTCGCATAACTCGATTGCTTCGTCATGGGTTCAAAAGGAACTCAGCCTCGCGATGTCTAAAGAGATCAAGGGGCGTCAAGTTGTCGTACTACCGATCATGATAGATGACTGCGAACTCCCAGAACCGCTGCGTGACAAGCTGTATGCAGATTTTCGTGACGTGAATGAATTTGAGACGTCGACCGTGAAACTGCTGAAAGCGATGGGCATCACCCCAAGAACTGCAGCGGTGGGGGGCCCTGAATCCAGCCGTCCGGCCAATCCAACAATGGCACAAGTCGACAAGTTCACGGATCTTCACATCATTGGCGTTGATAAAGAACAGACATATAATCCTGATCCTCGAAAAGCGATGTTCAACGTGTATTTGGAACTTTCCAGTTTGCCCCCAAGTGGTTGGGTTCAGCTTTTCGCCCAAGAACGTTCGTTCCCGCGGCATACGATGTGGCGTCGTGCATGGCTCGAAGGCAGGTACATCGTCATACATTGTCCGATTGATGAGGTGGGCAAGCATCACCTCACTGACCTTAAACAAGACGTTGCAAATACAAATCGCAAGTACCGGGAAGTGCTTGCCAAACACTTACAGCAAGTTGCGCGTGAACAAGAACGACAACGCATTGAAGAACAAGAGCGAAATAACCATCTCGATTCACTAGACTTCTCGTGA